The following are from one region of the Synechococcus sp. CBW1108 genome:
- a CDS encoding FAD-binding oxidoreductase, with the protein MTIPLPAGLTAETRTLSGWGRTNPVSAQVVQPSSVEQLQQLVRGAPPRSLIARGLGRSYGDAAQLKDGTVIELPAFDRIELDLGSGTVTAGAGASLDQILRVIVPAGFFLPVTPGTRNVTVGGAIAADVHGKNHHVDGSFGNHVQRLLLVDGSGTFRELSPEGSEASFFWATVGGMGLTGVIVEATFSLIPITSSLISVDTTRFRDLESLMEAMEEADAKYRYSVAWVDSLDPNGRGVLTCGDHAPAESLPMAQQADPLHYDPKALASAPPFLPGGLLNKLTVRAFNEAWYRKAPKHRVGELQAIAPFFHPLDGVQDWNRIYGPAGFLQYQFAVPNEAAHLVPRALEVLRQVGAPSFLTVLKRFGPSNPAPLSFPIPGWTLAADVPAAVPGLLDVLDQLDEEVVAAGGRLYLAKDSRQSARIFKISYSSAFQPGKDRSEIDTMSPFNSDIFIRISISE; encoded by the coding sequence GTGACTATTCCCCTGCCTGCCGGCCTCACGGCCGAAACCAGAACGCTGAGCGGCTGGGGCCGCACCAACCCGGTGTCTGCCCAAGTGGTGCAGCCCAGCTCGGTAGAGCAGCTACAGCAGCTGGTACGTGGCGCTCCTCCCCGCTCCTTGATTGCCCGGGGCCTGGGGCGCTCTTATGGCGATGCGGCCCAGCTGAAAGACGGCACGGTGATCGAGCTGCCGGCTTTTGATCGGATTGAGCTGGATCTTGGCAGCGGCACCGTCACAGCTGGGGCTGGGGCGAGCCTGGATCAGATCCTGAGGGTGATAGTGCCGGCAGGCTTTTTCCTGCCTGTGACACCCGGCACGCGCAACGTAACGGTGGGCGGGGCGATTGCCGCCGATGTGCATGGCAAGAACCATCACGTGGACGGCAGCTTTGGTAACCACGTGCAGCGGCTATTGCTGGTGGATGGCAGTGGCACCTTTAGAGAGCTCAGTCCAGAGGGGAGCGAAGCCTCCTTCTTCTGGGCCACCGTCGGCGGCATGGGACTGACGGGTGTGATTGTCGAGGCGACGTTTTCACTGATCCCGATCACCAGCTCGTTGATCAGCGTCGACACCACCCGCTTCCGGGATCTGGAGTCGCTGATGGAGGCCATGGAGGAAGCCGACGCGAAATACCGCTACAGCGTCGCCTGGGTCGACAGCCTCGATCCCAATGGCAGGGGTGTACTTACGTGCGGTGATCATGCCCCCGCAGAATCATTGCCAATGGCCCAGCAGGCCGACCCCCTCCATTACGACCCGAAGGCTCTGGCCTCAGCACCGCCATTTCTGCCGGGCGGACTGCTGAACAAACTGACGGTGCGGGCTTTTAACGAAGCCTGGTATCGCAAGGCGCCTAAGCACAGAGTAGGAGAGCTGCAGGCAATTGCACCGTTCTTCCATCCTCTTGATGGGGTGCAGGACTGGAACCGGATCTACGGGCCGGCTGGCTTCTTGCAGTACCAATTCGCAGTTCCCAATGAGGCGGCCCACCTGGTGCCGCGAGCACTAGAGGTGCTGCGGCAAGTGGGAGCACCGAGCTTCCTCACAGTGCTGAAGCGCTTTGGGCCCAGCAATCCAGCACCGCTGTCGTTCCCGATCCCAGGCTGGACCCTGGCAGCCGATGTGCCAGCCGCTGTGCCGGGACTGCTGGATGTGCTGGATCAGCTGGATGAGGAAGTTGTAGCGGCGGGTGGCAGGTTATACCTGGCGAAGGATTCGAGGCAGTCGGCAAGGATTTTTAAGATCAGTTACTCGAGCGCTTTCCAACCTGGAAAAGACCGATCAGAAATCGACACCATGTCCCCTTTTAACTCAGACATATTCATCAGAATATCGATTTCTGAGTAG
- a CDS encoding SDR family NAD(P)-dependent oxidoreductase: MGSTSEVAKAICHELARRGCMRFHLVARNEEANQQLASQLQARYGAAVSTEQTDLLEDACLGSARLPQVGEFDLYLITAGSLGDAEQARSDSAEALRILAANVTGLIPWLTAIATMERLARPSRLWVFSSVAADRGRPSNYHYGAAKAALTALCEGLMLRCHAKPFAVRIIKAGFMATPMTVGKAPAALCASPEAVARDLLRRPNKRGIEYLPWWWSPLMRLIRLLPASIASKL, from the coding sequence TTGGGCAGCACAAGCGAAGTGGCCAAGGCCATCTGCCATGAGCTGGCTCGGCGCGGCTGCATGAGGTTCCACCTGGTGGCCCGCAACGAAGAAGCAAACCAGCAGCTGGCCTCCCAGCTCCAAGCACGCTATGGGGCAGCCGTAAGCACCGAGCAGACCGATCTGCTAGAAGATGCCTGTCTCGGCAGCGCTCGGTTGCCCCAGGTCGGCGAATTTGATCTGTATCTGATTACGGCTGGATCATTGGGTGATGCCGAGCAGGCCCGCAGTGATTCTGCAGAAGCACTGCGGATCCTGGCTGCGAACGTCACCGGCTTGATCCCTTGGCTTACGGCCATCGCCACTATGGAGCGGTTGGCGCGGCCAAGCCGCCTCTGGGTTTTCAGCTCGGTGGCGGCTGATCGGGGCCGACCTTCCAATTACCACTACGGTGCCGCCAAAGCAGCACTTACGGCCCTGTGTGAGGGCCTGATGCTGCGCTGCCACGCCAAGCCCTTTGCGGTGCGGATTATCAAGGCTGGTTTCATGGCCACGCCGATGACGGTGGGTAAGGCCCCAGCTGCGCTCTGTGCCAGCCCAGAAGCGGTGGCGCGAGATTTGCTGCGCCGGCCCAACAAGCGGGGCATCGAATACTTGCCCTGGTGGTGGTCGCCGTTGATGCGGCTGATCCGCCTGCTTCCTGCTTCAATTGCCTCCAAGCTTTGA